Proteins encoded by one window of Microplitis mediator isolate UGA2020A chromosome 1, iyMicMedi2.1, whole genome shotgun sequence:
- the LOC130669705 gene encoding dmX-like protein 2 isoform X4 encodes MNRHQILSGACNAGDRCYAVGSVEGISFTAYAAGCNIVILASNFERVQIIPGAIHNYIRISCLDCSTDTGKIAAAYENQICIFEPTPLIHSTCSHQLEYRWVQTGTLLTDSNITSLSWNLEGTRLLTGGELLQLWHQNIQPFQEEQTKAKTQTEETTTKEAEQNVTGNSSQDPDGVTFSIGGEAESPGPGDSAAANDPGSWSCVWKCRTATPVHLMSFSPDGTLFATTGRDDKLVKIWFENKNLFPMRSMDQLSYCQSLLHDSYSFVYIAHPRAVTHLSWRKTSKYMPKGSVSNMLVTSCRDNICRVWAETIPPEIEGLANMSQFEGSDRHGHHGKHRHHSMHKHRFMQRLKHMKTCFHIRRHAKQQQHQAGHSAPTLPTLPSTYSVHDFHNNYQGFGHYPGMHFHLAASINAETDIPLVPSLITGDPDREPNFILHWLNNKEMYFTMQAEGILQELTRKVVEKEEGLRNHEADHAEHDSEDEHTPSNILSCYGLAHSLEKGPRHQSNKSGVGGRTTSQDEHSSDEHHTAHTGSSHHSLPYSGHSHQSLSNTTSINSIATDATSTINHTPDSLDTKIETLLRDWHHNPDLLFSIHPIDGSFLIWHIEWLDEYHPGSFRQAQISFSTRIPNAFPLGDASTMSHNVSMYSHNTGGPLLSIREVAKSVSKPTDHPEVATPLPSLIEQDEDQSTLTSKAGQELLQNVQTFATSKDNNATNAGEDANAEATKQGQDAVNDMLKHPSPMVSMVSKHSNGTLNLWQLTFGDKTKFSQVLSIGHACRASGHRFRVNDITCHPVLPLLVTTSHHNIPEFNPPNPDNADSETIGNHNNQSHSNDLLSVTGFCSELILWRVDPVGPLSKSGGVSELARINSLEISAFSNVAWIPTLLPSTTLGNLSNSASACFVASDGQCLRVYQAVIDARTLLAEVSISERKSRMMDSMASLSTDISSDDGVRHSIHDRIKIVSQQSTARPGCIIQLDAISDATHDWQNTQFLHVFQEQLITGERNDEKQPGVDPSANDLGLMESTLDAMVDLQQSAIFEEPFYIVVLERTTKGSTVHMWRLVIASQPETNGLTGSMMYVPDSHLVQDEDEEGTPGRHSEGRRSRRQSQTTGGRSRRSSQADYDSSFAHHHHHHNSHVLITTTKVCTQELPLPDGVEVVHASPAAGHLSSSSIYPACFAPYIIVTACNDSTVRFWKCKVTKNQDDQLSYEWCEWEMFRKDQESAIDISGTPLNVSAAYSGRIACAYKYGKSFTRPTKADPDSRYVNLCVAIYECESTGGSEWILEDTIHLKNIHLPRIQVDQHLDLSYLYDSRFLQKKQRLNQVLQTLSHEDIRSPRNGDNSEAKTTAGLLAVPSFSTLQSLRKSIIENGNTCPLTQKHLVQLDWVSKEDGSHILTVGVGSKIMLFTPVCSDLAQANMKAMKESKNNNRPILRKTSSLAQPQFVDEIRWMKLRKIRLTTADGLPPLPMQISWVRDGILVVGMDSEMHVYSQWKPNPKNECLHSALQHQESDEFQASRNLRDEDLRTLAQETSQRRLANVSSIPHLSRVSSINLTMLDIKRKRGLQNDTVTFDYMPDYGLFEASRIACPVLPQYHPKQLMELLHCGKIRWVKAILAHLVKCIATTCGAKQDDENYSKQRSGWTRTRTMSVNYTGTSSPLEQRGSTTQIPEEFLLDYAEIVFITPLPLWRLLKADKESSATQTQDEDKQDYNELFDGHIDEEESLDAMLEESYDSSRQMDRRSSIPEKQSGAHFGPREGRQLSQMLTHSHLPGLSSLDQMHLLALADTVSTCDVDFAERFAIDAAKTAIAKENLTGIPDSESVSTNSLDDCGLRFLLAMKHYNYLIRCLPLSQRAQFQKQGVSTNNLVWAFHSETEEELLGLIPSYAKGQPKWSVLKELGVGWWIRSNAVLKTCIEKIAKAAFQQNQDPLDAAIYYLAMKKKNLVWGLFRNKRDERMTSFFANNFTEDRWRKAALKNAYALLGRQRFDHAAAFFLLAGSLRDAIEVCLNKLNDIQLAMVISRLYEDDITSTEFKRLLYEEILGCEEKKTVTDLNRVHPDPFLRSMALWMLKDYSGSLNTLLLTNVGTLHSQYNDESEKPEGATANPNVFNFYVYLRTHPLLIRQYIASTAQDKKKASVMLSGFSYGTESNKSQPDKQLTLEDSITPLERQLYFTTAHAHFKAGCPALALEVLSKLPNKVMETNGEDTPSLLNSPNKSRAQNSLIDTGMMSWDAPQQVDKPAESSSGMDWGSSAVDWSQPIIKEPDELELKWDDDEPAEDAESPPLSMDVEKKTEDSKQQNKRADSPKPVGQLDIMAQQLKFVACLKILMEELSTLATGFEVDGGQLRYQLYIWLEREVDALRQLCNYSVNTDGDVSNINEYDGTMGEDVGPYKPGEQLTLHEILLSEKFDFEAKVQRAARRKKWLKANETLLRTMLSYCSLHGASGGGLASVRMELVLLLQELQQEKTQQQLLSPLPFPTTLPLLSASVACNKTVVADPVRHLQSLAYDMLQTLVELRSPPTLSNNGCYYEIFTLRDLTVALSSCIYQSLCDSDTTKNQQPEIFPAIAEVESFSGGHLVASNKITRRYSLDETVTITTPPSKWPGVTNLRALLAREKDEDTPKLNILLCESFVSTYMSLFVYALASCDSHLLFRLVGHHFDNNTWSCLFGGGVKKLVRIASTNRNDSASIVVERTDSISGDIQAAAGGVWNTMTSLTKQRVKLNMKLLGQFTGQTPNIKEDKPTYREQFVSPQMSMVSYFLMKPRIESEYADEIDYDSSDSAVSDLGSSEEEEDVFDTNAKPKSKPKDNTEHLNSNGYSWCVMRLAIVKILKQQLQDFLNVAGIELQELPVSSPLIHAVLGVVAQWEESLREELDAKGPPPANYILGCTPDPNPSPSKPAIHKYRALLEKENTPFNTRLASAAPVNRLWCYLVRQESVQDIFIRAVFGKHRSLSAMMENAQSAVDSATRNGSEDKGSDSGTTSLPEPVRIIHKEQDSISAFCLNQVNPGLMALATPREVQEMDISLLLELPSWLEDECEFDIINLNKSVEPEPVQPTSFLVIQTAADRPLLAQNPLPNTPQPQSGIASQSGRGASVILKHKIDGIRRVSAHPLLPLYLTGSQDGSVSLWEWGHQTAVSTPRPAGTFAKVTRVHFSQHGNKFGVADSDGHLSLFQVACREGTARPFFNYQCHSKVTADFVFLGACSLVATAGHGSEGRNVALWDTLLPQNKSLVQGFTCHDQGASSVILAPQHQLLISGGKKGDINIFDVRQRQQRHRFQAHESAIKCLALDPQEEFFVSGAGDGDIKVWALTVHSLLYSFPGEHPRSSFFKNIGQGVTQLHVDSAGRLFSCGADGSMKVRQLPERDCVVHTFY; translated from the exons atgaatcgCCATCAGATATTGAGTGGAGCCTGCAATGCAGGCGACCGCTGTTATGCTGTCGGCTCTGTTGAAGGAATATCATTTACT GCATATGCGGCAGGCTGTAATATTGTCATACTTGCTAGTAATTTCGAAAGAGTTCAAATAATACCAGGAGCTATTCATAATTACATTAGAATAAGTTGTCTTGATTGTAGTACAGACACTGGAAAAATAGCAGCTGCTTATGAAAATCAAATTTGTATATTTGAACCGACTCCACTTATTCACAGCACTTGCTCACAt caACTGGAGTACAGATGGGTTCAAACAGGAACTTTATTAACGGATTCAAACATCACATCGTTGTCATGGAATTTAGAAGGAACTCGTTTATTAACTGGTGGGGAGCTTCTGCAGTTGTGGCATCAAAATATTCAACCATTTCAAGAAGAAcaaa CAAAAGCAAAAACACAAACGGAAGAAACAACAACAAAAGAAGCCGAACAAAATGTTACGGGAAATTCATCACAAGATC ccGACGGAGTGACATTTTCTATTGGCGGGGAAGCAGAAAGTCCTGGTCCAGGTGATTCAGCAGCTGCTAATGATCCAGGATCATGGAGCTGCGTTTGGAAATGCCGGACAGCGACTCCAGTTCATCTGATGAGCTTCAGTCCTGATGGTACTTTGTTTGCTACCACAGGACGTGATGAcaaattagttaaaatatggtttgaaaataaaaatc tttTTCCAATGCGAAGTATGGATCAATTGAGTTACTGTCAGTCGTTGTTACACGACAGCTATAGCTTTGTTTACATAGCCCATCCACGCGCGGTGACACACTTATCGTGGCGGAAGACTAGTAAATATATGCCGAA ggGCTCTGTATCAAATATGCTGGTGACATCATGCCGTGACAACATATGTCGCGTTTGGGCTGAAACAATACCACCCGAGATCGAAGGGCTGGCTAATATGAGCCAATTCGAAGGCTCCGATAGACATGGACACCATGGTAAACATCGTCATCACAGTATGCACAAGCATCGGTTTATGCAACGCCTTAAACACATgaa GACATGTTTCCATATAAGACGTCATGCTAAACAGCAGCAGCATCAAGCTGGTCATTCCGCGCCAACTCTACCTACCTTACCTTCGACCTACTCCGTTCATGATTTCCACAATAATTATCAAGGTTTTGGTCACTATCCTGGAATGCACTTTCATTTAGCTGCCAGCATCAACGCTGAAACTG atATCCCACTGGTACCAAGTCTCATTACCGGAGATCCAGACAGAGAAccaaattttatattacactggttaaataataaagaaatgtACTTTACTATGCAAGCGGAAGGTATTCTTCAG GAACTTACGCGAAAAGTAGTAGAAAAAGAAGAAGGCCTACGTAACCACGAAGCAGATCATGCCGAGCATGATTCCGAGGACGAACATACACCAA GCAACATCTTATCGTGTTACGGTTTGGCGCATTCTTTAGAGAAAGGTCCGAGGCACCAGTCAAATAAGTCAGGAGTCGGCGGTAGGACGACAAGTCAAGATGAGCATAGCAGTGATGAGCATCACACAGCACATACTGGATCTTCACATCACAGTTTACCGTACAGTGGACACTCTCACCAAAGTCTgag caaTACTACCTCGATAAATTCAATAGCTACAGACGCAACGTCAACAATAAATCATACACCGGACTCACTGGACACTAAAATAGAAACTTTGCTACGTGACTGGCATCACAATCCTGATCTTTTATTCTCAATTCATCCAATTGACGGGAGTTTTTTGATATGGCACATCGAGTGGCTCGATGAATATCACCCAGGTTCATTCAGACAAGCTCAGATATCGTTTTCTACGCGCATACCCAACGCATTTCCTCTAGGTGATGCCTCGACAATGAGCCACAATGTATCTATGTATTCACACAACACGGGTGGGCCTCTTCTGAGTATACGAGAAGTAGCGAAGTCAGTGTCAAAACCAACTGATCATCCTGAGGTTGCTACCCCACTACCTAGTCTTATTGAACAGGATGAAGATCAGTCAACGTTGACTTCAAAAGCTGGACAAGAATTGTTGCAAAATGTCCAAACATTTGCTACTTCCAAAGACAATAATGCGACGAATGCTGGAGAAGATGCTAATGCGGAAGCTACCAAACAGGGTCAAGATGCTGTTAATGATATGCTGAAACATCCGAGCCCGATGGTTTCAATGGTTTCGAAACACTCTAATGGAACTTTGAATCTTTGGCAACTGACTTTTGGGGACAAAACTAAATTTTCCCAAGTATTGAGTATCGGACATGCTTGTCGGGCTTCAGGTCATCGGTTTCGTGTCAATGATATTACTTGTCATCCAGTTTTACCTCTATTGGTAACAACATCTCATCACAATATTCCCGAATTCAATCCTCCGAACCCGGACAATGCAGACAGTGAGACCATTGGAAATCATAATAATCAATCTCAcagtaatgatttattatcaGTAACTGGTTTTTGCAGTGAATTAATTCTTTGGCGCGTCGATCCAGTCGGTCCATTATCTAAAAGTGGCGGAGTATCTGAACTAGCGCGTATTAATTCACTTGAAATTTCAGCATTCAGCAACGTCGCGTGGATTCCCACATTATTGCCGAGTACAACCTTAGGAAATCTTTCAAATTCCGCGAGTGCCTGTTTCGTCGCCAGTGACGGTCAATGTTTACGGGTTTACCAGGCAGTTATCGATGCCCGGACACTGCTAGCGGAAGTGTCAATTAGCGAGAGAAAAAGCCGTATGATGGATTCCATGGCAAGTTTGTCAACAGACATATCATCAGATGACGGAGTCCGGCATTCTATTCacgacagaataaaaatagtttcGCAGCAGTCGACTGCACGGCCAGGTTGCATAATTCAACTTGACGCCATCTCCGACGCAACGCATGACTGGCAAAATACCCAATTCCTTCATGTATTTCAAGAGCAACTCATCACCGGGGAACGTAACGACGAAAAACAACCTGGAGTTGACCCATCAGCCAATGATCTAGGTTTGATGGAGTCGACTCTTGATGCGATGGTTGATCTCCAGCAGTCAGCGATCTTCGAAGAACCTTTTTACATCGTCGTGCTCGAGAGAACTACCAAAGGATCTACTGTACACATGTGGCGACTAGTTATTGCTTCCCAGCCAGAAACAAATGGACTCACTGGCTCAATGATGTACGTACCAGATTCTCACTTAGTCCAAGATGAGGACGAAGAAGGGACTCCAGGTCGGCATTCTGAAGGCAGACGATCACGCAGACAAAGTCAGACAACTGGTGGCAGAAGTAGGAGATCAAGTCAAGCTGATTATGATTCTTCATTcgctcatcatcatcatcatcacaaTAGCCATGTGCTcataacaacaacaaaagtATGTACCCAAGAATTACCACTTCCCGATGGTGTTGAAGTCGTTCACGCATCGCCAGCCGCCGGACATCTCAGCAGCTCATCAATTTATCCGGCTTGTTTTGCCCCTTATATTATTGTTACCGCGTGCAATGACAGCACTGTACGTTTTTGGAAGTGCAAAGTAACTAAAAATCAAGATGATCAACTGTCATACGAGTGGTGCGAATGGGAAATGTTTAGAAAGGATCAAGAATCAGCAATTGACATATCGGGAACACCATTAAATGTCAGTGCTGCTTATAGCGGGCGTATTGCCTGTGCTTACAAATACGGCAAATCATTTACACGTCCAACAAAAGCTGATCCAGACTCGCGTTACGTTAATTTATGTGTTGCTATTTATGAATGTGAAAGTACTGGTGGCAGTGAATGGATACTAGAGGATACTATTCatcttaaaaatattcatttaccTCGTATACAAGTTGACCAGCATTTAGACTTGAGTTATTTATATGACAGTAGATTTTTACAAAAGAAACAACGTTTAAATCAAGTCTTACAAACACTCAGCCATGAAGATATAAGATCACCAAGAAATGGTGACAATAGTGAAGCTAAAACTACTGCTGGACTATTGGCAGTGCCGTCATTTAGTACACTGCAGTCATTACGTAAATCAATTATTGAAAATGGTAACACTTGTCCGTTAACTCAAAAACATTTAGTTCAACTTGACTGGGTATCAAAAGAAGACGGttctcatattttaacagtAGGCGTTGGTTCTAAAATAATGTTATTTACGCCAGTGTGTTCGGATCTCGCTCAAGCAAACATGAAAGCAATGAAagaatcgaaaaataataatcgtccAATATTAAGAAAAACTTCGTCACTTGCGCAGCCTCAATTTGTCGATGAAATTCGCTGGATGAAGCTGAGAAAAATTCGGCTAACAACAGCCGATGGATTACCGCCACTGCCAATGCAAATATCTTGGGTACGTGATGGTATTTTGGTTGTAGGAATGGACTCCGAAATGCATGTTTACTCGCAATGGAAACCAAACCCGAAAAATGAGTGTCTTCACTCAGCTCTGCAGCACCAAGAGTCTGATGAATTTCAGGCATCGCGGAATTTACGCGACGAGGACTTGAGAACTTTAGCACAAGAGACGTCGCAAAGAAGACTGGCCAATGTATCATCAATACCTCATTTGTCTCGTGTGAGTAGTATTAATTTGACGATGCTGGACATTAAACGTAAACGCGGACTACAAAACGACACTGTGACATTTGATTACATGCCGGACTACGGATTATTTGAAGCTTCGCGTATCGCTTGTCCAGTTTTACCTCAGTATCACCCGAAACAGCTCATGGAACTTTTACACTGTGGAAAAATACGTTGGGTAAAAGCTATACTCGCGCATCTAGTTAAGTGTATCGCTACTACTTGCGGTGCTAAACAAGACGacgaaaattattcaaaacaacGGAGCGGATGGACACGCACACGTACTATGTCTGTTAATTACACGGGAACAAGTTCACCTCTTGAGCAGCGGGGATCGACGACACAAATTCCTGAAGAGTTTTTGCTCGATTACGCGGAGATTGTTTTCATAACACCGCTGCCACTTTGGCGTTTGCTGAAAGCTGATAAAGAGTCATCTGCTACGCAGACGCAAGACGAAGATAAGCAGGATTACAATGAACTTTTTGATGGTCACATTGATGAAGAAGAATCATTGGATGCTATGTTAGAGGAGAGTTATGACAGCTCACGGCAAATGGATCGTAGATCATCAATACCCGAGAAACAGAGCGGTGCTCACTTTGGACCACGTGAAGGTCGTCAGTTATCCCAAATGTTGACGCACTCTCATCTACCAGGACTGTCTAGTTTGGACCAGATGCATTTACTTGCTCTCGCTGACACTGTGTCAACTTGTGACGTTGATTTCGCCGAACGGTTCGCTATCGATGCGGCAAAGACTGCGATAGCTAAAGAAAATCTCACTGGTATTCCAGACAGCGAAAGTGTTTCAACAAATTCCCTTGATGATTGTGGCCTAAGATTTCTTCTTGCAATGAAACACTACAATTATCTTATCCGTTGCCTTCCACTGTCACAACGCGCACAATTTCAAAAACAAGGAGTATCAACGAACAATCTAGTATGGGCATTTCACTCGGAAACAGAAGAAGAATTACTCGGATTAATTCCTTCGTACGCTAAAGGTCAACCCAAATGGTCAGTCCTCAAAGAACTTGGTGTCGGTTGGTGGATTCGTAGCAATGCTGTTCTTAAAACTTGCATTGAAAAAATAGCTAAAGCTGCATTTCAGCAAAATCAAGATCCACTTGACGCTGCAATTTATTACTTAgcaatgaaaaagaaaaatttagtatGGGGTTTATTTCGTAACAAACGTGATGAACGCATGACTTCTTTCTTTGCTAACAATTTTACAGAAGATCGTTGGCGAAAAGCGGCATTGAAAAATGCGTATGCGCTATTGGGTAGACAGAGATTTGATCACGCAGCTGCATTCTTTTTACTAGCTGGCTCTCTACGTGATGCAATTGAAGtttgtttgaataaattaaatgatattcAGCTCGCGATGGTAATATCGAGACTCTACGAAGACGATATAACTTCGACGGAATTCAAACGTCTGTTGTATGAAGAAATTTTAGGCTGTGAAGAGAAAAAAACAGTCACGGATTTAAATCGTGTGCATCCGGATCCATTTTTAAGAAGCATGGCGCTCTGGATGTTGAAAGATTACTCAGGATCATTGAATACTCTGTTGCTGACTAATGTAGGGACACTGCACTCGCAGTACAATGATGAGTCTGAAAAACCCGAGGGTGCTACTGCTAACCCAAATGTATTTAACTTCTATGTTTATCTTCGTACACATCCGCTATTAATTAGACAGTACATTGCGTCAACTGCACAAGACAAAAAGAAAGCGTCAGTAATGTTGTCGGGATTTAGCTATGGAACAGAATCGAATAAAAGTCAGCCAGACAAACAGCTTACTCTTGAAGACAGCATAACACCTTTGGAAAGACAATTATACTTTACAACAGCTCATGCTCATTTCAAAGCTGGATGTCCTGCGCTGGCACTTGAGGTCTTGTCGAAATTACCCAACAAAGTGATGGAAACCAATGGCGAGGACACTCCAAGTCTCTTGAACAGCCCGAACAAATCTCGAGCACAAAACTCGTTGATAGACACAGGCATGATGAGCTGGGATGCTCCGCAGCAAGTTGACAAACCAGCGGAATCAAGTTCTGGGATGGATTGGGGCAGCTCGGCAGTTGACTGGTCTCAGCCAATTATCAAAGAACCTGATGAACTTGAGCTCAAGTGGGACGATGATGAACCTGCTGAAGACGCTGAAAGTCCGCCTTTGAGTATGGATGTAGAGAAGAAGACTGAGGATTCGAAACAGCAGAATAAaagag caGACTCTCCAAAACCCGTAGGGCAACTGGATATAATGGCCCAGCAATTGAAATTCGTGgcatgtttaaaaattttaatggaagaACTTTCGACTCTTGCTACGGGATTCGAAGTCGATGGCGGTCAATTGCGgtatcaattatatatttggCTAGAACGAGAAGTTGATGCTCTCAGACAACTTTGTAATTACAGTGTAAATACTGATGGAGATGTGTCCAATATTAATGAat atgATGGTACTATGGGTGAAGATGTCGGACCTTACAAACCCGGTGAACAATTAACGTTGCACGAAATTTTAttgtctgaaaaatttgactttGAGGCTAAAGTTCAAAGAGCAGCAAGACGAAAAAAATGGTTAAAAGCTAATGAAACATTATTGAGAACGATGTTGTCTTATTGTTCATTACACGGTGCATCTGGAGGTGGACTAGCATCAGTAAGAATGGAATTAGTTTTACTACTTCAAGAACTACAGCAAGAAAAAACCCAGCAACAACTACTAAGTCCTTTACCTTTCCCAACAACTTTGCCGCTTCTGAGTGCAAGTGTCGCTTGTAATAAAACAGTTGTTGCAGATCCAGTAAGACATTTGCAGTCTCTCGCATACGATATGCTTCAAACACTCGTAGAATTACGTAGCCCACCAACTTTGAGTAACAACGGCTGttactatgaaatttttactttgcGTGATTTAACCGTAGCCTTGAGTTCTTGTATCTATCAATCGCTTTGTGATTCCGACACAACAAAAAATCAACAACCAGAAATATTTCCAGCAATTGCCGAAGTTGAATCGTTCTCCGGAGGTCATTTGGTTGcgtcaaataaaataacgcGTCGTTATTCATTAGACGAAACTGTAACAATAACAACTCCACCGTCCAAGTGGCCTGGAGTTACGAATCTTCGTGCTCTATTGGCCCGCGAGAAAGACGAAGACACACCAAAGCTAAATATACTTCTGTGCGAGTCCTTTGTCTCTACATACATGAGCCTCTTTGTCTATGCGTTAGCAAGCTGTGACAGTCATTTGCTATTCCGTCTTGTGGGTCATCACTTTGACAACAACACGTGGTCATGTTTATTTGGCGgtggtgttaaaaaattagtacgtATTGCAAGTACTAACCGTAATGACAGTGCGTCAATTGTTGTTGAACGCACTGACAGTATTTCCGGTGATATTCAAGCTGCTGCTGGTGGTGTTTGGAATACAATGACGTCATTGACTAAACAAcgtgttaaattaaatatgaaattattggGACAGTTCACTGGACAAACACCGAATATCAAAGAAGACAAACCGACATATCGCGAACAATTTGTATCACCGCAAATGAGTAtggtatcatattttttaatgaagcCAAGAATCGAAAGCGAATATGCTGATGAAATAGACTATGATTCGTCGGACTCGGCAGTATCAGATCTTGGGTCAtcggaagaagaagaagatgtGTTTGATACGAATGCTAAACCAAAGAGTAAACCAAAGGACAATACTGagcatttaaattcaaatggtTACAGCTGGTGTGTAATGAGATTGGCTATTGTTAAAATACTTAAGCAGCAGCTccaagattttttaaatgttgctGGTATTGAGTTACAAGAATTACCGGTGAGCAGTCCACTTATACACGCGGTATTGGGTGTTGTTGCACAGTGGGAAGAATCACTCAGAGAAGAACTAGATGCCAAGGGACCACCGCCGGCAAATTATATTCTTGGATGTACACCTGATCCTAATCCGTCACCTAGCAAACCCGCTATTCATAAATATCGCGCACTTTTAGAAAAAGAAAACACGCCTTTTAATACACGTCTTGCGAGTGCTGCTCCAGTTAACCGTTTGTGGTGTTATCTGGTAAGGCAAGAGTCTGTTCAAGATATTTTCATTCGTGCGGTATTTGGTAAGCATCGTTCATTGTCAGCGATGATGGAAAATGCGCAGTCTGCTGTTGATAGCGCGACACGTAATGGTAGTGAAGATAAAGGAAGTGATAGTGGTACGACAAGTCTTCCTGAGCCTGTTAGGATTATTCATAAAGAACAAGATAGTATCAGTGCCTTTTGCCTTAATcag gTTAATCCTGGATTAATGGCTTTAGCTACGCCACGAGAAGTACAAGAAATGGATATATCCTTATTATTAGAACTTCCATCGTGGCTTGAAGATGAATGtgaatttgatattattaatttaaataaatctgttGAACCAGAACCCGTTCAGCCAACTAGTTTCTTAGTCATACAA ACGGCTGCTGATAGACCATTGTTAGCACAAAATCCATTACCAAATACTCCACAACCACAATCAGGAATTGCTAGTCAGAGTGGACGTGGAGCAAGCGTg ATACTCAAGCACAAAATTGATGGAATAAGAAGAGTATCAGCACATCCATTATTACCTCTGT ACTTAACTGGATCTCAAGATGGATCTGTATCTTTATGGGAATGGGGCCATCAAACAGCAGTATCAACTCCCAGACCAGCTGGAACATTTGCTAAAGTAACACGTGTACATTTTTCACAACACGGTAATAAATTTGGAGTAGCCGATTCAGATGGACATCTCAGTTTATTCCAAGTCGCGTGTCGTGAAGGAACAGCGCGACCTTTCTTT aatTATCAATGCCACAGTAAAGTAACTGCTGACTTTGTATTCCTGGGAGCTTGCAGTCTTGTCGCAACAGCAGGGCACGGTTCTGAGGGGCGTAATGTCGCTCTCTGGGATACATTACTTCCACAAAATAAATCACTCGTCCAAg gttttaCGTGTCATGATCAGGGAGCGAGTTCAGTAATTCTTGCACCCCAgcatcaattattaataagtgGTGGTAAGAAAggtgatattaatatttttgatgtacGACAAAGACAACAGAGACATCGATTCCAAGCTCATGAATCAGCCATTAAGTGCCTGGCACTTGATCCACAGGAAGAATTTTTTGTTAGTGGAGCTGGTGATGGAGatataaaa gtATGGGCTCTCACTGTACATTCTTTATTGTATTCCTTTCCCGGTGAACATCCTCGATCaagtttctttaaaaatattggccag ggTGTGACACAATTGCATGTAGATTCAGCTGGTCGTTTATTCTCGTGTGGGGCAGACGGTTCAATGAAAGTTCGTCAGTTACCTGAACGGGATTGCGTAGTACATACATTTTATTAG